The Geobacillus genomosp. 3 genome segment GCCAAAATCGGCTATACTAAACCGTATCAAGGCAAAAGGAGGAACGACCGCATGGCTTGGAAAAAATGGATCGTTGGCGCCGCAGTGGGCGCCGCCGCCATCTGCGCCGTCCGCGCCGCCGCAAAGCCGGCGCTTCTCACGCCGGAACGAGCGCTCGCGATGGCGAAAGCCTCGCTTGGCGGACGGCGCGCCATTCGCGGCTCATGGATTCAGTCCGCTCCGGAGCAGTATGAGAAAAACGGATTGACGTACACCGTTTATCGCGGCGGCGTTTGCCGCGACGACGGGGATGCGGAGTTTTTCGTCAACGCCTACACCGGCGCGGTCATCGAGGCCAAACCGTTATAGCGGCGGCCGGTTCCGCTTCACCGCCGCGGCGATCGCCCCGTCCGCCTGCCATTTCACCGCCCGGTAATAGGCGTCATGGTAAAACGTAAACCAGGCGTTTCGTTCTATGCCGTACGGGAGCCATTGCTGTTTGGCAAAAATGGAGTCCATCGGGTAGTCGTCGTACGCCATCACCCAAAGGACGTTTTGATGGGCATGCGTGCCAAGCAAATCGCCGAGATGAATCGCCATCTCCCCGTCCGATTCGATCACCACGATCGCATGGCCGGCGCTATGCCCGCCGGTATGTATAAGGCGGATTCCCGGAACGACTTCAGTCTCGTTCGCAAACGGAACGACGCGGTCGGCAATCGGCTCCCAATTTTCTTTCCAATACGTGTTGCGCGAGCGGATGTTCGGAGCCCGCATCTCGTCCCACTCGACATCCGACACGATGACCGCCGCGCGCGGAAAAGCCGGCACGAGCCGTCCGTCTTCCCACACCGTCAAGCCGCACGCATGATCAAAATGAAGGTGCGTCATGATGACGATGTCAATGTCGCGGCGCGCCAAGCCGAGCTCGGCAAGCGACTCATCGAGCGACGATTCTTCGGTGACGCCGAAGTTGCGCTTTTGCTTGTCGGTCAGCTTGCCGTTGCCGATGCCGGATTCAATGAGCAGCCGCTTGCCGCCCGCTTCGACCAAAATCGGGTCGGTGCGCAGCTCAATTTGGTTGTTGTCGTTTGGCGGATACTTTTTCGACCAAAGCGGCTTCGGAACGACGCCAAACATCGCCCCGCCGTCCAAGTGGGTGACGCCTCCGTTCAGCCATGTCAATGTGATTTGCCCGATTTTCAGCTGTTCCATGTCCATCTCCCCCCTTCCTTAGTGTACCATTTTCTTCATAATCGAGAAAGAAAAAACCACACCGCCGTTTCATTTTAAACCGATGGGAAAGCGGCGGTGTTCCGTGGACGAACCGGTGCCATTCAACCTTTTTCCGTTTGAGCGCCGCCTTTCATCCCCTCCGGACAAGGCGGCCTGGCTGCCATTCGGCGTTTTTCCATATCCCCCGCCGGCTTTTCGTCAAACAAAAAAAAGCCCCGCCTGTTGGGGCTCTTTCGTGTGCCGCTACGCCCGCCGCGGGCGCACCGCCTCGCAGCGGTAAATGCGGTTTCCTTTGGCGGAAAACTTCTCTTCGTATTCGGTCATCACATTGCCTTCCACATCGCTCCGATGCAAATCGAGCTGAACCGCCGCGAGCACAAAGCCGTATTGCGACAAACTGACGAGCGAGTATTCAAAAAACGGCTGGTTGTCCGTTTTCAAATGAATGTCGCCGTCCTCCGTTAATATGCGCTCATAAAGCGCCAAAAAATCCCGGTATGTGAGCCGCCGCTTCTCGTGCCGCTTTTTCGGCCACGGATCGGAAAAGTTCAAATAAATGCGGGAGACTTCCCCGTCGGCAAAAAACAAGCCGAGATCTTTCGCGTTCGCATTGAGCAGCCGCACGTTCGGCAGCTCGCTCTCAATCAGCTTATCAAGCGCTGACACGAGCACGCTCGGATACAGCTCAATGCCGATGAAATTGACGTCACGATGCAGCTTGGCCATTC includes the following:
- a CDS encoding PepSY domain-containing protein, giving the protein MAWKKWIVGAAVGAAAICAVRAAAKPALLTPERALAMAKASLGGRRAIRGSWIQSAPEQYEKNGLTYTVYRGGVCRDDGDAEFFVNAYTGAVIEAKPL
- a CDS encoding YtnP family quorum-quenching lactonase, giving the protein MEQLKIGQITLTWLNGGVTHLDGGAMFGVVPKPLWSKKYPPNDNNQIELRTDPILVEAGGKRLLIESGIGNGKLTDKQKRNFGVTEESSLDESLAELGLARRDIDIVIMTHLHFDHACGLTVWEDGRLVPAFPRAAVIVSDVEWDEMRAPNIRSRNTYWKENWEPIADRVVPFANETEVVPGIRLIHTGGHSAGHAIVVIESDGEMAIHLGDLLGTHAHQNVLWVMAYDDYPMDSIFAKQQWLPYGIERNAWFTFYHDAYYRAVKWQADGAIAAAVKRNRPPL
- the trmB gene encoding tRNA (guanosine(46)-N7)-methyltransferase TrmB gives rise to the protein MRLRNKPWAKEKIAAYPHYVIPDPEAKRGRWHELFGNDRPIHIEIGTGKGKFITGMAKLHRDVNFIGIELYPSVLVSALDKLIESELPNVRLLNANAKDLGLFFADGEVSRIYLNFSDPWPKKRHEKRRLTYRDFLALYERILTEDGDIHLKTDNQPFFEYSLVSLSQYGFVLAAVQLDLHRSDVEGNVMTEYEEKFSAKGNRIYRCEAVRPRRA